The region tttaaacattttcacaaacaaaaactgttaaaaagaaAAGTTATGCAGTAACATTGAAGGTAAAATGCATATTAATAGTAAAGAATTTCTCATATTTGTGGAAGACATTGCAGAAGTTTTGTAGTGTCTCAATAGTGTATAAATTACACACAGCAGAACCCATACAAATGTGTATTTTAAACTGAGATCAGAGTTAGACAACTCTCTGCTAATCTGTCTAGATATGTAAGCAAGTGTAAATGCTGGACATTGTTAGATCAAAAAtagttttagaaaaacaaaattaatactaaattgacaaacaaaaaaatttgctgattttatgtttaagattacaataaatagaaagaaaaaagaatCTCTGGTTGAAAAAATCAATACAAGCTATAAATTCTAGgtaatttggtctctggtagaatGTTGTCTCATGGGCATCCATACCACATATTCTGTTTTCATAAATCATgagaaattaattaaaaattatattaccTGAATTTCTTCTGTCTGCTCATCTTCTTGTGTTTTTTCAGCTCgctattaaaataaaataaatacaaatgtaaaaatatgtcATAACATTTTCATATTAAGAGTCCAGTGATATTATTAAATAAGTTAAAGAGAAAGTCAATATGATTACTTGTTATTGTCATCTGACTATCTTGTACAAAATATGAGATGATTTTGCAAACTGATATAACCATATTTCCATATGTATGAGTATAAACAAACTAAATTGAATCACAGACTTATCTTTTTGTATCAgtaaatcttttttaaatttgtcaacAATCCACATTTGTTGAATTATGACTTTTCTTATACTAAAAAAGTTACTTATATTTAATAGATGCTTAATGGTTGATTTCTATTTAAATGTATGCATATAGGTTAATATTGGTAATCCTAAATGAAGTACTTTCTAATGGACGAAAATAATCAATGAACTCTTaaataaatattgcaattttcaacttgcatgaaattattaaaattatgatCCAATTAGCTTAAATAACTAAAACCATGCATGACGCATATGTGAAGTTTTTATTGAAGATGAAGCGCATGTTTTATTAAGATGTCCTCTTTATGACGATTTAAGAAACCATTTATATCATGTTGctaaaattttaaatgataattttaatactTTGGATGATAATCAAAAGTTCGTGTTTTTATTCTCAGATGTAAATATGATTCGTGTGTGTGCCAAAACCTgccaattaattttaaaaagacgtagaaattttatatattgtacataGAATTTTATTTcgtattatgtattattattatctAAGCATTTTAATAGTCTCTTATAATTCTGTATAGAATGGCTCTCATTTTATATagtgttattttacaatgtataaagattgattgtacttgttgagagatgagacttaaataaaacattgaattgaattgaattgcatTCATACCTCACGCAGTCTGTCAAGGATGTTTAGAAGCTCtccttctttgtttctttttctgctACTGGTTGCCTAAAATAAATTGTTCCATTTAACAATCAGTCATGTTAAGGATGTTAATTGACTTAATGTTGTCAAAAGTTTATAACTTCTGTCTAAAAGTGGATCCAGATTCAAATTGCCAGGttgatcaaaatatttttcttgcaATTAAAAGGtgcaaaataattatatattgcaTAAATAAACCAAATTCAGATATGTTTGACTAAAAATCTTACATTTATTGTACGGAATAAACtgcttaaaaaacaattatacaaattTGAAGGTCTCGATTTAGGATATAAAACCGTATTTTCCTTGACTTTGAGGTGAAATTTACACAATGTCTTTTCTTTCAGTTGATTAGGTGGCTAAAActgaaaaccaaattaaaaaaaaaagcttaattGTTAAGTgatacaagaaaaaaattaaggCACCATAGCGAACAcatttaaatgtttcatttaCTTTTATCTACTGGCATCTCAACCAGATAATATACCTTAGAAGTGGATGGTGTTTCTGGAATAGTTCGAACTTGTGAACCTGTTGGTGTATCAGGAATGACATCCAACTCCAACTCTTcattctaaaagacaaaaaacatTCTCATTAAAGGTCATGCAACAAAACTTCTTATCAGAAAAGTATTATATTGTCAGATCAGCTGTTAGTACAAACGAATGGATGAGGGTAATGAtgtgaaatttaaatttcatttatatttatttgtgaaatgtataaagtaaaatgttgattgaaaatattattttaggAACATCAAACTAGTCAGGGCTTTAGGGGTCATTATAATGGTTCAGCATAACACTGGTGTTGAGTTGTTTTCTTAAATCAAGATTATTAAATTGTCTTTTACACTTGTCAATCAGCACCTTAAATATTCAAAATCTGCTTGTTCATAAAAATGTGTACTGTAACGTCGAGACTTTCAGTTAATTATGTTTGTTATAAATGCATACTAAGTTCTTACAATTATcatgatttaacaaattttaacttTGACAAATGTAAAGCTTACCTGAATTGTATCCTCCACATCTTGTTCTCTGAGTGAGAAGTCAGTGTCTTCAAATTCATACACATCCTACAaagacatttaacatgttaaaagagtttcaatatatattattttgtgatgttacttCAGTGTATACATATGAGCAAAGAGCTATCTAGAAAAGCAACCTAAATTCATCAAGTGTCTATATCCATCAAATTGAAAACAGCTCAAACTGCTAAAGCCTATGAACCAGTTTCATATTGAGTTGGTACAAGTGTTTTTGAAAAGTAAGTGGTATTTATACATCTAAATTTGCAAACTGATGTATTTTATCTGGTAAAATAGTTAAATAACACACTTTGCTATGTTAtcctataaattaaaaaaaaaatacaatttaaagcTTGGCATATTACTTTGTTGATGACTGTCTGTAAGCCTCTACATgttcgttattttttttgttttgttaggttTATGTCTAACAGAGAATTTATCTATAATAAAACACTACTGTGTTGTTTTTATTGAGCAAACATGAGTTTCTGTCCTTTATTTTGGTATGAACAGATGTGAAAGACAATAGACTGACAATCGcacacaaagtaaaaaaaaaagtacctgATCTGGTATTTGATTTCTTTCAACCAACTCTTCCAACTCTTCAACTCTGGACTTGAGCCGGAGAATCTCAttctacaaaaaaaaccaaatttaATGTATCTGTTGCATTTAGTCATGTATTGATTcggatatttcaaatatttgttgcaATTATAAATTTGTCTCCATCTCAAATAAATGTTAACAGGTATAGTATTAATTTGGATATgtggtaacaaaaaaaaagagtttattAGACTTTTTACTCTAAACAATTCTAATTCGTTTTTTGCCTTTTGACTCGAGGTGTTGTCCTGCCTTGACCAATTAAGGAATTTTACACTGGTTTAATACAATACAAAATTGGCTTTTGCCTTTTAATTCTGTGTTCTTGTCAATTCTTTATAAAATAACTATTGATTTAAAGTCTTTAACCTGATACATGATTAAATTTTACTAAATATTTCACATCTCTTTATATATATCATACCTGTAAACGCCTCACTGTTGGTCCATTTGATGTGGTGTTTTGACTCTGAGACTGAACctgaaagatgaaaaaaaaatcaatattgacTGAAAAGAAATTTAAGCTATTTATAAATTAACCAACATCTTTACCACAGTCAACCATTTTCAAATGGACATTGAACCTTGTCTGTTATGGAGAGATTGTATAGAATTAAAgacatttttataattcaaaaaattcactcaattctttaatttaaaaattgctTCATCTTTTGCAAACTTGAATAGGTTATAACAACCTTTCAGTGTTTTATTTGCACTGAATCAATTGTTTGTTAAATGATAAAAACTTTTCATACAACAAGACGTTAGTCAAAttcacaattttgaaaaaaaaacattaatctgATCAGGGAAAAACATCTGATTgattttttgtcattaaatttgatttttagataTAAAACAATTTGCACTTTGCTTCACAAAAAGGGTAACTTGAtgtttataacttaaaaaaaatggtaaaagaaaatatgcaacattttttatcattgttattatAACAGGGGCAATTTATGATCTTTGATATTTAagttataaatcaaaataaatacatcctatttaacaaaaaaaagaatGCTGTTGTTTTTAAATcagtttttcttcttcattttacTTATAAGTTACCTTTATATTTTTGGTCTGTTGACGAAACTCTGGCAGATTGACTAGTCCGCTATTCAGTTGACTTAGATGTCTGTGAACTACTACTTCAGATTTGACGCTGACAAGATGTCTGAAAAGTCCTGGTTTGATGGTAGTCTCTTTTCTATTGGATTGGTGCAGCAAACCAGCTTCATGGGAGTTGATTATATCTATAACCAGGTCAAAACAGCACTCTGGGAGGGTTGACAGGTAAATCTGTTCCTTGAAAGAACCACCAAACGTACCTTCCTAGAATTAAAATGGGTTTCATGTCAACAATAAATCATTACATTTAAAGGATCTACCGAGTTCTGTAAGACattctatttttattcaaaacagtAAATAAGTCATGTTCTTATACACAACATTGCTGTTTATTCTACATGCTGCTGAAAAAGTTATCATTAACATGCGAACAATCAGTTCAATTTATTTCCTATTTCAATAAAACCACTATCCtacatttcattatattgattATTAAAAAGCATGTATTTGGACACATGGCATTCTGGTATGTTGTGAGCATGGTTGCtgattttatataataaagtttTTTAGTTGACCATGctgtataggctttgctcattattgaaggcctaCAGTGGCTCATACTAAGATGTTAATATCTGTGTTGTTCGGTTTCTTGTGATGatttgtgtcattggcaatcatcatcatcataccacatcctttCAAGGTTTAAACATCATGTTCATTTCatacaattgaaattgcaatgtcgaattttttttaacaaatccagATATCCAAATGGAAATTTTTATTGGTGTTGTATTTCAAACTTACATGCTTTGCTGGGTTGAAGCCTAAAAGAGGCATCACCTTCTTTCTCCACAGTCTGTTAGAGGTGTTTAAAAAAGTTTGTCTTGTTGCTGCACCTGATTCTGGATGAGCCTCTCTCATGatctaaaatataaattcagaaatttgtaCTACATTACTACACAAAGGCATTTAATACCTTCATATTCATGGCAAAAAACTCATTGTTTAATTGTGAACTATCACATCCAGGCtggtattatcattttttttactctGTAATTAAAAATGCTTGTCATGGACCTAGTttcaataaataaagaaaaaaactttattttgcaATGTTCTCTTAAGTTATGTCAATCCTTATTGGAAATTGAACTAATAATTTACATTAGCTATATCAAAatgcaaatttaatataaaaatcctATAACAAACACAACTTTGCAATTACTTTTGTAGGATAAACTTATTAAAGATCTATTAAAGTTTGTTAATATCCTTTTCATTGACAAGTATTTTCAACTTCTACCTGATAAGAAAATCACAACTATCACACACAATTTGAAACCATCGTAGAGAAATGGGGGAGCAGACTatcagtcaggaatctgatgtacagtagttatcgtttgttcatgtaatatatacgagtttctcgtttctcgttttgtttatatagattagaccgttggttttcccgtttgaatggtttttcactagtaattttggggccctttatagtttgttgttcggtgtgagccaaggctccgtgttgaaggctgtactttaacctataatggtttactttttaaattgttacttggatggagagttgtctcattggcactcacaccacatcttcctatatctatgtaccaGGGCACACTTTACAAGGGCAATTACAATAACAGTTTTACTACTGTACAGAATGACTTTTAAAgttcaattttaatcaatattttattgACTTAATAGACCATtgtattagattttaaaaaaaaatcaatttgggcataaataacatttaatatttaattaacatCATGTGCATCACTATCATGGGTGGTCAATAAAATAAGTAATTTAGTACTCACCCTAAGTTCTTCATGCAGACTCTTATGGACAAACTTTGTCTTTGTCTTTTGTGTAGGCTTACTATTGACTGCTGGTATGTcatctaaaattttcaaaaataatcaaattccAAATTTAAAATCAACAGGAAGGCTCAAACTCTACACATTTAAAATCCTGAcatgaataaagacaaaaaaacatataaGAAGCTATAAAACCATAAGAGATCATAATTatttcatttcttaaaataaatatattttagatttgcacaagatgatattttttaaatatttacataacaaaTGCTTTCAGCAATTGCTCTGTGatcaatatttttcttaaattgtacAACACTTTTGGGAAAGTTGGTTCTCCTTGGTTTAAATGAGTCCTATGGTCTGATGAGTCaacattgttaattttttttcaactaatTCTATAGTTAATAACTTTTTATGTCATTTCCACGCATTAGGGACGGATTCTGACATTATGTATGTGCCAGTCCCTAGTCAGGagcatgttatacatgttatacattgaTTGCTGTTTCTGGTTGAAGATCGTGTTTGTTTTATTCCtaaatcttttctttaatttttttacattttctggtTCCCAACTGATAAGTTTATGCTAAGGGATATCGGGATTACTCATCTTTGAGGgtggtacagtgacctatagttgcttactttACAACATTGGATCTCTTGGGTCTGATGAGGAAGATTGTCTCATTAATTCatatcaacttatttttatattttaaatatagcCTAATTAATTCACTTTGTTTAAAGAAATTAGAACAGTATCTCACCAGGACAAGACcaactttttaaaaatcaaaatgctgaATAATGCaaaaatttgtttctttttatatatttgtcacaaaggtcaatgaaatgtgtataATCCATTGTATAAGAGGACAATCTTATTCATTTAATCAATAAACTAAGTACCTTCTAATCTTGCAAACTGTAGGTGTAAACTGTCAAGTGTATCGTGAAGGTCTGTTAGAAAGTTGGATCTTGACTTCCTGTTTTCCAAACTTGAAAAGGTTTTATCTACAGCTTTGTATCTGTGCAAGGGGAGGCTTGCCAATATCTCTTCTTCTGCctgaagataaaaataaataatcaaaagaTGTTCTCAACTTGTTTAAATAAGCATGTGACCATGCCCTCAATTTAAACTGCCCAAATTAACCTATTTGAATATCTGGGGAGGATGTTACTCATATCAATATAACCCAGTATGCAAGTAGAGGACTCagacaaaattgaaataaagtcaTGTATAATATTGGTTgcattttaaaactttcaaaaaacCTTAATACTATCATGATTATGATCAAAACTTGCTCTTAAAGAAGACTCAAGGTTACAAAAAATCAAGCAAAacacttttttatttcttaactAACTTCATTtgttacactattagttgttactttatgataagGTAGAAAAATCATCCCATTTTTTTGCATCAAACTTGACattctttttttaactcattggtAACTATATTTCTTCTTATcatttttaaataagctgtactaaaatttaacttttgtataatttaaaccatttatgtaatttaaggtgttttttgtatttttcatgttttttattttaacttttttctcctattagtttaaTAGAAAACAAGTACagtaacaaaaataaatttgcatGCTTCTCTCAAAGGCAGATTTTCCATGTTCAAAGGAAcgtaaaattgggtaaaaaatctaatttggcattaaacttagaaagatcataccatagggaacatgtgttttaagttttaatttgAATGAACTTCAACCATtgtcaacttcatcaaaaattaccttgaccaaaactttaacctgaaaccgcaactttcatttttctatgtgaagcggactgtgaaattggggtcaaaagtctacctaggcttaaaattagaaagatcatatcataaacaaGAAGTGTACAAAGTGTCAACTTGACTGGACTTcagcttcttcaaaaactaccttgaccaaaaactttaagctgAAACCAGACAAAGACTGACAGACTATCAGACTGACAAAAGAACGGatgcacaaaccagaaaacattatgTCCCTCTACATGCTCTACTATTGTAGGAGGGGCATAATAAAAATAGCAAAAccctatatttaaaaagaaagattAATATAAGCAATGCCCACTTAATAGATTTCACATAACATTAAGTATTGACATGTTTCAGAAAGTGTAGATCACTTTGTATTGGAAAAGAGTAttgttaattaataaaaaaaaatcgcaaattaATATGAgattaaaaagaaatgataattttttttcaccaattaatacatgtaatatgagaTAGAAAAAAATGATCTAATATAAAACCATAGTAAACGAATGCATATTTTGAAAGTGACCAAACACTggattttatatctatataaatataaaacctTCGTAAATCTCAACGTTTGTTTAGAAGTTACTTAGGCCAGGGAAAAATAATTGTTGATTCCCCATACCTGCCCAGGTATTATATTCTAAATAGCAGAAGACAACAATCATGACAGCTATGTCAAAGTACTGGAATTAAAATCTTAGCAATAAAGGTGTATAAATATTCCAAACTCAACTATCacaagtgggtctcattggggctAAGCAAGACCTGTGTTAATGGGTTTTGTGTAGGCATGACACGTGAAAtgcaaattattgtgccgtgaaaaacAGGAAATGGAGTCTTGCAGGACAtgtaattacaaaaaatgaaagttgcTTAACATACATAGTGTAAGTGGGATATGGGCATTTGACAAAACAGTGAGCtggatctgggatcagaacccccaacAATGAGACCCCCTCACAGTACTTAGAGCTTTGATTTGAGAGAATCTCTACTGTGATAGACAAGTAGTCCAAAATATCATGATGTCTGAAAggctatttttctttttttctggcgACACCTTCTTAGATCCTACGACATAGGAAGGCctcccagaaaaatattaaaatagccttgccagacgtcattgTAGGATGGcatcacagaaaaaaataaaaattgcctTGGCAAATGTCATAATTATTTCAACTACTGTAAAGTAGAGTTTTACATTTATACACATAGCCTCATAGGCATTTGTTCAagttgtttctatccatgggaaggttgactatccatataaatagaattataaatatattgatagtggaccttcccatggatagaatTAAGTGCTTGttattatattatacatttattgctAAGATTTCAACCCCTGTGTCAGTGATTGTGAACTTGTCATACTAGTCTACTAGTCCAAATTATTATGCTGTCGAGAAAGGCTATTTTTGATTTTGCTTTAGAAGGTGTCCAAATTTGTATTATCGAAAGACAGTACTAAAACGGCAGAATTATTTGGACTAACTagtctatatatttatataaactctTTATCATAGATCACAAATATTAATACCtgtatgtacaaatgatgtatggGCTCTGCTTTAGTTTAAATGgctatcagtggcggatccaggaatgttcataagtgggggcccactgactgacctaagagggggcccgctctgTCACTGATTATATAAGCAgccatttttttccccaaaaaagccccccccccccttttcccatAAACCCGCCGGCTATAAATCCGTGGCTCTTTAAAGTccttttgataatttatttctGACTTACTGTATTCTGTACTGACTTACGCAGCTAGAATTGGAAAACTTCGGCAGTTTTTTAATCTGGGCACCTAGATGTATAAGTAACGGATATGAAATAAAATGACGAGAGAGAAACCAGTCAATGTCAATACATAGTTTTAGAATCTGTTGGGAAATGCCATGGAGTTCCGGATTATCGAGGATTTGTATTGCAAGACCCTTGCAAGACTTACTTTACAAATCCAAGGGATTAATCAGATATTAGAATctaatagaaatatatatttataaatttagatcgttcagtgttGTCAGAGACATATACACACAGAGATTctttgtatatatgtctctggtgttgtctatttggtaattttttttttttattgacgtAATCATTTTTGTGCGTTCATATCGtacattattataaatatttaatacataATTGAATTCTCTGTTGTAATTAGCCATATAACTTATGTAATGTATCACAAATTTTTacaatggtgcaagcgtcttaactgattTTCGGTTTGACTTGAATAAATTTTAAGATTGTAATAGTTTAATCCTTGTTTAATCGGCTAAGAAGGCaacatttaacatcagaatctgactgaggaaggatatctgttatccaaaatattaataaataattacatttatagttacctttttatGTATTTGGAGTATTCTACACTtttcggaccatatgagtatttggatcGTACGCGTACTTTTTCTAAATACTCGTACGTACGCGTACGGTTGgactaattttaaaatttactgaTTAAATTCCAATTATATATCAATCACAGATGAAATTAACTGAAATCCCCAACAGTTAAATTGTAGGTggaatatttataataaaaacttaatTTTTCGACTTCTTAAAAGGGACAACTTTTAGGCCTACAATACTTCAAATAAAAACGGAATTAAAACCGACAAAATACTGGACAGAATTATAAAATATGGAAATCAAACAAAGGTGCCTGCATGTACacatttaaattcttaatttCAATCGATTTTAAAATGTTCACCTATTCTTTTTATTCATCTAATATTGTAATAACTTTAATTTGTAACAGTAAATAAAAGATGTGTTCgccaaaaattaacaaatattgatCCAAATACATTTATGATCCGGCTTGTACTAGATCGTACAAGTATAATCATACAGTGGAACCGTAAGCGTATGATCGGACCGTATGATTATATAAATACGCATACGAtacagaccgtacgcgtacggtctaaatactcatatggtctgtaACTTACATATGTTTCTGTTACAATAAAACATTAAGGCACAGCGTAATTAAAAGGCTTAGATCTATAACATGAAAACTGAAACGAACTTTCATCCCACAAAAGAGagggacctttatcgggacttcggga is a window of Mytilus edulis unplaced genomic scaffold, xbMytEdul2.2 SCAFFOLD_2001, whole genome shotgun sequence DNA encoding:
- the LOC139506605 gene encoding uncharacterized protein — encoded protein: MREAHPESGAATRQTFLNTSNRLWRKKVMPLLGFNPAKHEGTFGGSFKEQIYLSTLPECCFDLVIDIINSHEAGLLHQSNRKETTIKPGLFRHLVSVKSEVVVHRHLSQLNSGLVNLPEFRQQTKNIKVQSQSQNTTSNGPTVRRLQNEILRLKSRVEELEELVERNQIPDQDVYEFEDTDFSLREQDVEDTIQNEELELDVIPDTPTGSQVRTIPETPSTSKATSSRKRNKEGELLNILDRLRERAEKTQEDEQTEEIQVYSKGEKVSAYYTIDKKWYDAVITAVLKEGYRIKYVLDGFREVIKDTALLKKM